In Microbulbifer salipaludis, a genomic segment contains:
- a CDS encoding ABCB family ABC transporter ATP-binding protein/permease yields MPRPKSAVALEDVHWSALKTLFPYLLEFKRPVLLALLCLVGAKAASVGLPFLLKHIVDDLDGAGGVAATIALPLGLLLAYGFVRFSSVLFGELRDTIFGRVTERAQRRVGLEVFQHLHRLDLNYHLNRRTGGLSRDIERGNAGIGFLMRFMVFNIVPTLVEILMVVGLLWWNYSAGFALLVLGAVVVYIGFSVVATEWRTRFVRELNQAESESSSRAVDSLLNYETVKYFGNEQYEAQHYDRELATWEQARRKNRLSLFGLNAGQALIIAAALCGAMVMAAVNVTRGSMTIGDFVLINAIMMQIFIPLNFLGFVYREMKGALANIEKMFSILDVKPAIEDAEGAPGLGIQQGAIEFRDVHFGYSADREVLKGVSFTVRPRQKVAIVGASGAGKSTLFKLLFRFYDVTSGSIRVDGQDVRAVSQDSLRAAIGVVPQDTVLFNQSILENVRYGRVDASDEAVRAAICHAQLDDFIAQLPEGVHTTVGERGLKLSGGEKQRVAIARAILKHPPIMVFDEATSSLDSHSEQGILRALQEISREQTTLVIAHRLSTVVDADCILVMDQGRIVEQGSHGDLIAAGGRYAEMWRIQQQERAREAGQSGARLRS; encoded by the coding sequence ATGCCCAGACCCAAGTCCGCCGTCGCTCTGGAAGATGTTCACTGGAGCGCGCTGAAAACCCTGTTTCCCTATCTTCTGGAATTCAAGCGCCCGGTGTTGCTGGCGCTACTGTGTCTGGTGGGCGCCAAGGCCGCCAGTGTCGGCCTGCCGTTTCTGCTCAAGCATATCGTCGATGACTTGGACGGTGCCGGCGGTGTGGCGGCGACAATCGCGCTTCCCCTTGGCCTGTTACTGGCCTACGGTTTTGTGCGTTTCTCCTCGGTACTGTTTGGCGAGCTGCGCGACACCATTTTCGGCCGCGTAACCGAGCGTGCGCAGCGCCGGGTGGGGCTCGAAGTCTTCCAGCACCTGCACCGGCTGGACCTGAATTATCATCTCAACCGGCGCACCGGTGGTCTGTCGCGGGATATCGAGCGCGGTAACGCCGGCATCGGTTTCCTGATGCGTTTTATGGTGTTTAACATCGTACCCACCCTGGTGGAAATCCTGATGGTGGTGGGACTGTTGTGGTGGAACTACAGCGCTGGTTTTGCGCTGCTGGTACTGGGTGCGGTGGTGGTCTATATCGGTTTCTCGGTAGTGGCCACCGAGTGGCGCACGCGCTTTGTGCGGGAGCTCAATCAGGCCGAATCCGAGAGTAGTAGCCGGGCCGTGGACAGCCTGCTGAATTATGAAACCGTCAAATACTTTGGCAATGAGCAGTACGAGGCGCAGCACTACGATCGCGAGCTGGCCACCTGGGAGCAGGCACGGCGCAAGAACCGCCTGTCGCTCTTCGGTTTGAACGCCGGCCAGGCGTTGATCATCGCCGCCGCCCTGTGCGGTGCGATGGTGATGGCCGCCGTCAACGTCACCCGCGGCAGCATGACCATTGGCGATTTCGTGCTGATCAATGCCATCATGATGCAGATATTTATTCCGCTGAATTTCCTCGGTTTTGTGTATCGGGAAATGAAGGGGGCGCTGGCGAACATCGAAAAAATGTTTTCCATCCTCGATGTGAAACCGGCGATCGAAGACGCCGAAGGTGCCCCCGGGCTCGGTATCCAACAGGGGGCGATCGAGTTCCGCGACGTGCACTTTGGCTACAGCGCCGACCGCGAGGTGCTCAAGGGAGTGAGCTTTACCGTGCGGCCGCGGCAAAAGGTAGCCATCGTGGGGGCCAGTGGTGCCGGCAAGTCCACGCTGTTCAAACTGCTGTTTCGGTTTTATGACGTGACCAGTGGCAGTATCCGGGTGGACGGGCAGGATGTCCGCGCGGTGAGCCAGGATTCCCTGCGCGCCGCCATTGGTGTGGTGCCCCAGGATACCGTGCTGTTCAATCAGTCGATTCTGGAAAATGTGCGCTATGGCCGCGTCGATGCCAGCGACGAGGCAGTGCGCGCGGCGATCTGTCACGCGCAGCTGGATGACTTTATCGCGCAATTGCCGGAAGGGGTGCACACCACTGTGGGGGAGCGTGGCCTGAAGCTTTCCGGTGGCGAAAAGCAGCGTGTGGCCATCGCCCGCGCAATTTTGAAGCATCCTCCCATCATGGTGTTTGACGAGGCCACCTCCAGCCTGGACAGCCACTCCGAGCAGGGCATTCTGCGCGCGCTGCAGGAAATTTCCCGGGAGCAGACCACCCTGGTGATCGCGCATCGTCTGTCTACGGTGGTGGATGCCGACTGTATTCTGGTAATGGATCAGGGGCGTATCGTGGAGCAGGGCAGTCACGGGGATCTGATCGCCGCCGGCGGCCGCTATGCGGAAATGTGGCGAATACAACAACAGGAGCGGGCGCGAGAAGCGGGGCAAAGCGGTGCGCGGCTGCGTTCCTGA
- a CDS encoding NUDIX hydrolase has protein sequence MLDIIERKFSEVRSELQAKVPTGPDLQGHAAVLLALTDEPDPQVILTLRSQQLSSHSGEVSLPGGRWDTTDPSLKYTALRETHEEIGLPADQVRVLGPLWTRSTRWQVEVTPWLGIVPADAQLTPNPGELDAIFRVPLTWFFDDPRIRTDRITIDQRRIYLPAYEYEGYEIWGFTAGVLTEFLVRVLDVPIGRRDDVPLRALS, from the coding sequence ATGCTGGATATTATTGAACGCAAGTTTTCCGAAGTGCGCAGCGAGCTGCAGGCAAAGGTGCCCACAGGCCCCGACCTGCAGGGACACGCGGCGGTGTTACTGGCCCTGACAGATGAGCCAGACCCACAAGTCATCCTTACCTTGCGCTCTCAGCAACTCTCCAGCCACTCCGGTGAAGTATCCCTCCCCGGAGGGCGCTGGGACACAACCGACCCCTCCCTGAAATACACCGCCCTGCGCGAAACCCATGAAGAAATCGGGCTGCCCGCCGATCAGGTGCGCGTGCTCGGCCCGCTGTGGACGCGTAGCACCCGCTGGCAGGTAGAGGTCACACCCTGGCTCGGTATCGTCCCGGCGGACGCACAGCTCACGCCCAATCCCGGCGAACTCGATGCGATCTTCCGGGTTCCGTTGACCTGGTTCTTCGACGACCCGCGTATCCGCACCGATCGCATCACCATCGACCAGCGTCGTATTTACCTTCCCGCCTACGAGTACGAAGGCTACGAGATCTGGGGCTTTACCGCCGGTGTGCTGACAGAATTTCTGGTGCGGGTGCTGGATGTGCCGATTGGTCGCCGCGATGACGTTCCGCTGCGCGCGCTGAGCTGA